A window of the Megalopta genalis isolate 19385.01 chromosome 2, iyMegGena1_principal, whole genome shotgun sequence genome harbors these coding sequences:
- the LOC117220656 gene encoding echinoderm microtubule-associated protein-like 2 isoform X3 codes for MHVNGHSAHGTRQKMDEMLECETGSLLGRVADLERQSLAQRDEIVCLRATLADALRRIAQLEGREKREDERNDRRNDRMMSSPLRNGHVPVRSNQNSVPQKDLRLRQTNSTCLRNSSSSGSSQDVRDSMSSPLRPVSYTHSSQLPQRRSVHYQSTGSLHSDSPSSSSVSPVPSPSPRATPLPVARSPTARSNGPPQSSLRRAKRWSSTGDFIHSPQIQGSNSQLVSSRLSASTKSLFNLFKPPALNNVKHGTRDMQYNEEENTVRMYLRGRPVVLYVPTPLMESYDLRKVSTPPQNKLKLNWVYGYRGRDCRSNLHLLPTGEIVYFVAAVVILYNMEEHSQRHYLGHTDDIKCIAIHPNKLVVATGQVCGTDRRDAMPHIRIWNSVSLTTLCVIGNGGFDGSICCLSFSKADGGNYLCAIDETSDHNISIWDWQKGERGTKVTETKCSVDTVVCAEWHPLERNQIVSCGKGHVSFWSLDNGGMLYKRMGIFESREKPRYVTCVAFNQNGDVLTGDSNGNIIVWGRGMNTISKLVRNIHEGSIFSICVLKDGFIVTGGGKDGKILYFDESLNLTGEEAQIEDHFGGIRTLAEGKGSQLLIGTTRNCILVGDVGMGFNPAMLGHAEEVWGLAAHPTLPQFATAGHDRLLQMWDSLSHTVVWSKDIGEQAQSLGFSPDGNVIVVGCTSGKWLAIDSETRELYTHHSDGTEPIQVARFSPDGTLLALGSRDNYIYIYQVNGDATKYSRVGRCMPKRIRRRRGHSSFITHIDWSVDGQYLRSNSGDYELLYWNPGVCRQIPQPSMLRDVQWATHTCIISFETIGIWPEGADGTDINNCSRSGDSKLLVTGDDFGKVKLFSYPACQSKNEVQHRDTDWANTGCCCKNYGRHVYKNKSCIAPTGFSRSMEATLNNLLYHSSYNFIGPFQGHSIL; via the exons ACGAGATGCTGGAGTGCGAGACCGGATCATTATTGGGTCGCGTCGCAGACCTCGAGAGGCAATCCTTGGCGCAGAGGGACGAGATAGTTTGTCTCCGCGCTACGCTAGCGGACGCGCTTAGGCGAATCGCTCAATTGGAAGGACGCGAGAAAAGAGAAGATGAAAGAAACGATAGGAGAAACGACAGGATGATGTCCTCGCCTTTACGGAACGGACATGTACCAGTTAGAA GTAATCAAAACTCGGTTCCGCAAAAGGATTTACGTTTACGTCAAACTAATAGCACCTGCCTGAGAAACTCCTCTTCCTCAGGATCTTCTCAGGATGTTCGGGACTCGATGTCCAGTCCACTGAGGCCAGTCAGTTATACACATTCGTCACAGCTCCCTCAAAG AAGGTCAGTTCATTACCAATCAACTGGTTCGTTACACTCGGACAGTCCTAGTAGTAGTAGTGTTTCTCCGGTGCCATCTCCAAGTCCTAGAGCCACGCCACTGCCAGTAGCCAG ATCACCAACAGCGAGATCAAACGGCCCACCCCAAAGCAGCTTACGAAGGGCCAAACGGTGGTCATCGACAGGGGACTTCATTCATTCGCCGCAGATCCAAGGAAGCAACTCGCAACTCGTCAGTAGCAG ATTGTCAGCATCCACCAAGTCACTCTTCAACCTCTTCAAGCCCCCGGCGCTGAACAACGTGAAACACGG CACCAGAGACATGCAGTACAACGAAGAAGAAAACACTGTCCGCATGTACCTGAGAGGCCGACCGGTGGTCCTCTATGTGCCAACTCCTCTGATGGAATCGTATGACCTTCGCAAGGTCAGCACACCTCCGCAGAACAAGTTAAAACTCAATTGGGTTTATGGTTACCGTGGCAGAGATTGCCGAAGTAATCTTCACTTGCTACCAACCGGGGAAATTGTCTATTTTGTTGCGGCCGTCGTGATCCTGTACAATATGGAGGAACACAGTCAGAGGCATTACTTAGGTCACACGGATGACATCAAATG CATAGCTATTCATCCAAACAAATTGGTAGTTGCTACTGGTCAAGTATGTGGAACTGACAGACGAGATGCCATG CCTCATATAAGAATATGGAATTCGGTTAGTTTAACCACACTGTGCGTGATTGGTAACGGTGGCTTCGACGGTTCCATTTGTTGCCTCTCGTTCTCAAAAGCAGACGGTGGAAATTATTTGTGTGCGATCGATGAGACATCGGATCACAACATTTCGATCTGGGACTGGCAGAAAGGGGAACGGGGTACCAAAGTAACCGAAACTAAG TGTTCTGTTGATACTGTCGTATGCGCTGAATGGCATCCGCTAGAACGAAATCAGATTGTTTCTTGCGGTAAGGGTCACGTGTCCTTTTGGTCCCTTGATAACGGTGGCATGCTGTACAAACGAATGGGTATTTTCGAAAGCCGAGAAAAGCCGAGATACGTAACCTGTGTGGCATTCAACCAAAATGGTGATGTTCTTACCGGTGACAGCAACGGTAACATTATCGTCTGGGGCAGAG GTATGAATACGATTTCTAAGCTAGTCAGGAACATTCACGAAGGATCTATATTCTCAATTTGCGTTCTGAAGGATGGTTTTATCGTCACTGGTGGTGGCAAAGATGGGAAAATATTATACTTTGACGAATCTTTGAATTTGACTGGAGAGGAAGCACAA ATAGAGGACCACTTTGGAGGAATCCGCACACTTGCAGAGGGCAAAGGTTCACAGCTGTTAATTGGAACAACAAGAAATTGTATTTTAGTCGGTGATGTGGGAATGGGTTTCAATCCAGCCATGTTAGGCCATGCTGAGGAAGTTTGGGGTCTTGCAGCACACCCTACTTTACCACAATTTGCTACAGCCGGTCACGACAGGTTGTTGCAAATGTGGGACAGCCTTAGTCACACGGTTGTTTGGAGTAAAGATATTGGG GAACAAGCCCAAAGTCTCGGCTTCTCACCAGATGGTAATGTTATTGTAGTTGGATGTACATCAGGAAAATGGTTAGCGATCGACAGTGAGACTAGAGAATTGTATACGCATCATAGTGACGGAACAGAACCTATTCAG GTCGCACGATTTTCACCAGACGGCACGCTACTGGCTCTCGGATCCAGGGacaattacatttatatttatcaagTAAACGGTGATGCAACTAAATACAGCCGTGTTGGACGATGTATG cCAAAGCGGATACGAAGACGTAGA GGTCATTCAAGTTTCATAACTCATATCGACTGGTCGGTGGATGGACAATACTTGCGGAGTAACAGCGGAGATTATGAACTGTTATATT GGAACCCAGGAGTTTGTAGGCAAATTCCACAGCCTTCGATGTTAAGGGACGTTCAATGGGCAACCCACACTTGTATTATATCCTtcgaaacaattggtatatgGCCAGAAGGCGCAGACGGCACTGATATAAATAATTGCTCTCGTAGCGGCGATTCGAAGCTTCTAGTAACTGGAGATGACTTTGGCAAAGTCAAATTGTTTTCATATCCAGCTTGTCAATCAAAG AACGAGGTGCAACATCGAGACACTGATTGGGCGAATACAGGGTGCTGTTGCAAAAATTACGGTAGACACGTGTATAAGAACAAATCTTGCATCGCGCCAACTGGTTTCTCCAGGTCAATGGAAGCAACTTTGAACAATTTATTATACCATAGTTCTTATAATTTTATCGGCCCTTTTCAGGGCCACtccattttataa
- the LOC117220656 gene encoding echinoderm microtubule-associated protein-like 2 isoform X5, giving the protein MLECETGSLLGRVADLERQSLAQRDEIVCLRATLADALRRIAQLEGREKREDERNDRRNDRMMSSPLRNGHVPVRSNQNSVPQKDLRLRQTNSTCLRNSSSSGSSQDVRDSMSSPLRPVSYTHSSQLPQRRSVHYQSTGSLHSDSPSSSSVSPVPSPSPRATPLPVARSPTARSNGPPQSSLRRAKRWSSTGDFIHSPQIQGSNSQLVSSRLSASTKSLFNLFKPPALNNVKHGTRDMQYNEEENTVRMYLRGRPVVLYVPTPLMESYDLRKVSTPPQNKLKLNWVYGYRGRDCRSNLHLLPTGEIVYFVAAVVILYNMEEHSQRHYLGHTDDIKCIAIHPNKLVVATGQVCGTDRRDAMPHIRIWNSVSLTTLCVIGNGGFDGSICCLSFSKADGGNYLCAIDETSDHNISIWDWQKGERGTKVTETKCSVDTVVCAEWHPLERNQIVSCGKGHVSFWSLDNGGMLYKRMGIFESREKPRYVTCVAFNQNGDVLTGDSNGNIIVWGRGMNTISKLVRNIHEGSIFSICVLKDGFIVTGGGKDGKILYFDESLNLTGEEAQIEDHFGGIRTLAEGKGSQLLIGTTRNCILVGDVGMGFNPAMLGHAEEVWGLAAHPTLPQFATAGHDRLLQMWDSLSHTVVWSKDIGEQAQSLGFSPDGNVIVVGCTSGKWLAIDSETRELYTHHSDGTEPIQVARFSPDGTLLALGSRDNYIYIYQVNGDATKYSRVGRCMPKRIRRRRGHSSFITHIDWSVDGQYLRSNSGDYELLYWNPGVCRQIPQPSMLRDVQWATHTCIISFETIGIWPEGADGTDINNCSRSGDSKLLVTGDDFGKVKLFSYPACQSKNEVQHRDTDWANTGCCCKNYGRHVYKNKSCIAPTGFSRSMEATLNNLLYHSSYNFIGPFQGHSIL; this is encoded by the exons ATGCTGGAGTGCGAGACCGGATCATTATTGGGTCGCGTCGCAGACCTCGAGAGGCAATCCTTGGCGCAGAGGGACGAGATAGTTTGTCTCCGCGCTACGCTAGCGGACGCGCTTAGGCGAATCGCTCAATTGGAAGGACGCGAGAAAAGAGAAGATGAAAGAAACGATAGGAGAAACGACAGGATGATGTCCTCGCCTTTACGGAACGGACATGTACCAGTTAGAA GTAATCAAAACTCGGTTCCGCAAAAGGATTTACGTTTACGTCAAACTAATAGCACCTGCCTGAGAAACTCCTCTTCCTCAGGATCTTCTCAGGATGTTCGGGACTCGATGTCCAGTCCACTGAGGCCAGTCAGTTATACACATTCGTCACAGCTCCCTCAAAG AAGGTCAGTTCATTACCAATCAACTGGTTCGTTACACTCGGACAGTCCTAGTAGTAGTAGTGTTTCTCCGGTGCCATCTCCAAGTCCTAGAGCCACGCCACTGCCAGTAGCCAG ATCACCAACAGCGAGATCAAACGGCCCACCCCAAAGCAGCTTACGAAGGGCCAAACGGTGGTCATCGACAGGGGACTTCATTCATTCGCCGCAGATCCAAGGAAGCAACTCGCAACTCGTCAGTAGCAG ATTGTCAGCATCCACCAAGTCACTCTTCAACCTCTTCAAGCCCCCGGCGCTGAACAACGTGAAACACGG CACCAGAGACATGCAGTACAACGAAGAAGAAAACACTGTCCGCATGTACCTGAGAGGCCGACCGGTGGTCCTCTATGTGCCAACTCCTCTGATGGAATCGTATGACCTTCGCAAGGTCAGCACACCTCCGCAGAACAAGTTAAAACTCAATTGGGTTTATGGTTACCGTGGCAGAGATTGCCGAAGTAATCTTCACTTGCTACCAACCGGGGAAATTGTCTATTTTGTTGCGGCCGTCGTGATCCTGTACAATATGGAGGAACACAGTCAGAGGCATTACTTAGGTCACACGGATGACATCAAATG CATAGCTATTCATCCAAACAAATTGGTAGTTGCTACTGGTCAAGTATGTGGAACTGACAGACGAGATGCCATG CCTCATATAAGAATATGGAATTCGGTTAGTTTAACCACACTGTGCGTGATTGGTAACGGTGGCTTCGACGGTTCCATTTGTTGCCTCTCGTTCTCAAAAGCAGACGGTGGAAATTATTTGTGTGCGATCGATGAGACATCGGATCACAACATTTCGATCTGGGACTGGCAGAAAGGGGAACGGGGTACCAAAGTAACCGAAACTAAG TGTTCTGTTGATACTGTCGTATGCGCTGAATGGCATCCGCTAGAACGAAATCAGATTGTTTCTTGCGGTAAGGGTCACGTGTCCTTTTGGTCCCTTGATAACGGTGGCATGCTGTACAAACGAATGGGTATTTTCGAAAGCCGAGAAAAGCCGAGATACGTAACCTGTGTGGCATTCAACCAAAATGGTGATGTTCTTACCGGTGACAGCAACGGTAACATTATCGTCTGGGGCAGAG GTATGAATACGATTTCTAAGCTAGTCAGGAACATTCACGAAGGATCTATATTCTCAATTTGCGTTCTGAAGGATGGTTTTATCGTCACTGGTGGTGGCAAAGATGGGAAAATATTATACTTTGACGAATCTTTGAATTTGACTGGAGAGGAAGCACAA ATAGAGGACCACTTTGGAGGAATCCGCACACTTGCAGAGGGCAAAGGTTCACAGCTGTTAATTGGAACAACAAGAAATTGTATTTTAGTCGGTGATGTGGGAATGGGTTTCAATCCAGCCATGTTAGGCCATGCTGAGGAAGTTTGGGGTCTTGCAGCACACCCTACTTTACCACAATTTGCTACAGCCGGTCACGACAGGTTGTTGCAAATGTGGGACAGCCTTAGTCACACGGTTGTTTGGAGTAAAGATATTGGG GAACAAGCCCAAAGTCTCGGCTTCTCACCAGATGGTAATGTTATTGTAGTTGGATGTACATCAGGAAAATGGTTAGCGATCGACAGTGAGACTAGAGAATTGTATACGCATCATAGTGACGGAACAGAACCTATTCAG GTCGCACGATTTTCACCAGACGGCACGCTACTGGCTCTCGGATCCAGGGacaattacatttatatttatcaagTAAACGGTGATGCAACTAAATACAGCCGTGTTGGACGATGTATG cCAAAGCGGATACGAAGACGTAGA GGTCATTCAAGTTTCATAACTCATATCGACTGGTCGGTGGATGGACAATACTTGCGGAGTAACAGCGGAGATTATGAACTGTTATATT GGAACCCAGGAGTTTGTAGGCAAATTCCACAGCCTTCGATGTTAAGGGACGTTCAATGGGCAACCCACACTTGTATTATATCCTtcgaaacaattggtatatgGCCAGAAGGCGCAGACGGCACTGATATAAATAATTGCTCTCGTAGCGGCGATTCGAAGCTTCTAGTAACTGGAGATGACTTTGGCAAAGTCAAATTGTTTTCATATCCAGCTTGTCAATCAAAG AACGAGGTGCAACATCGAGACACTGATTGGGCGAATACAGGGTGCTGTTGCAAAAATTACGGTAGACACGTGTATAAGAACAAATCTTGCATCGCGCCAACTGGTTTCTCCAGGTCAATGGAAGCAACTTTGAACAATTTATTATACCATAGTTCTTATAATTTTATCGGCCCTTTTCAGGGCCACtccattttataa